Proteins encoded together in one Leucoraja erinacea ecotype New England chromosome 30, Leri_hhj_1, whole genome shotgun sequence window:
- the LOC129711448 gene encoding chymotrypsin-like elastase family member 2A — protein MISLVVVTLLVAGAWGCGVPTIPPFISRVVGGTDAVPHSWPWQISLQYLRNGEWRHTCGGSLIGSNWVMTAAHCISKDKSYRVVLGKQNLRASEPGSVAIEIAPGNLFVHEKWNPILVTLGNDIALIRLASPVALSSEIKLGCIPTAGSVLSNNYPCYITGWGRLYTDGPIADNLQQALLPVVDHETCSKMDWWGFGVRKTMVCAGGDGIVAGCNGDSGGPLNCQAADGSWAVHGIASFVSSLGCNAKKKPTVFTRVSAYNDWIAQIMANN, from the exons ATGATCTCACTCGTGGTCGTGACTTTGCTGGTGGCTGGTG CTTGGGGATGTGGGGTGCCCACAATCCCTCCGTTCATCTCCAGAGTTGTGGGTGGAACGGATGCTGTGCCTCATAGCTGGCCATGGCAG ATCTCTCTTCAATATCTGAGAAATGGTGAGTGGCGCCACACTTGTGGAGGTTCTCTGATCGGCAGTAACTGGGTGATGACTGCAGCCCACTGCATCAG CAAGGACAAGTCATATCGGGTTGTTCTGGGGAAGCAGAACCTCAGAGCTTCTGAACCAGGATCTGTTGCCATTGAAATTGCTCCAGGAAACCTGTTTGTCCACGAGAAGTGGAACCCAATCCTCGTCACTCTTGG GAACGACATTGCGCTGATTCGGTTGGCCAGCCCTGTGGCGCTGAGCAGCGAGATCAAGCTCGGCTGCATACCTACAGCGGGCAGCGTGCTGTCAAACAACTACCCCTGCTACATCACGGGCTGGGGTCGTCTCTACA CCGACGGGCCGATAGCCGACAACCtccagcaggcccttctgccagtCGTTGACCATGAAACATGCTCCAAGATGGATTGGTGGGGCTTTGGTGTGAGGAAGACCATGGTCTGTGCCGGCGGTGATGGCATTGTTGCCGGCTGTAAC GGGGACTCCGGTGGACCACTGAACTGCCAGGCGGCTGATGGGAGCTGGGCGGTGCACGGAATCGCAAGCTTTGTCTCCAGCCTGGGTTGCAACGCCAAGAAGAAGCCCACCGTCTTCACTCGTGTGTCTGCCTACAACGACTGGATTGCCCAG ATTATGGCGAACAACTGA